The Setaria viridis chromosome 9, Setaria_viridis_v4.0, whole genome shotgun sequence sequence TCAGAATATTTATCAGAAGAAAAATTCGAAGATAACAATGATGAAGTATCATCTAAAGAGTCATCTGAGATGAAAGCAATGAACCCAGATTTATCATCGAAAGAATGTTTTGGAGAGCTTTGTGTCCCAGATGCAATTGGATACCCTTTGACACAACAAATGCCCAGTTGTCATGTGAAAACTTCTGCTGTGACAGGGGTAGGATTGCAAGAGTTGTTGGCATTGATAGATAGGAAACTGACTGAACAACAAAATGTTGTGCAAAGAAGCTATGGGCCTTTCGATAGAAAATGGAGACCTTCTTCCTCTATGGATGGCGAAAAGGCTGCAGAACAATAGGTATGTTGTATCTTATTTTCCCCTGTCCATTTAGTGCTGAGATCAATAGCAGTATACCACTCGGTTTCTGAGTTTGCCTCCAGTAGATATGGAAATTATGCAATGCTTTTGGATATGCACTTATGCATGTTGTACGACTTATATCAACCATCATTCAAAGAGTATCTTGATATTCTTTCTGCATAACTTTTGCATCAGAAAGGTTGACAAGAAATGCACTGAGGAACATGAATTCTGATCAAAGCAAGTCACTTAACAGATTGATGAGTTCCAAACTAATCCACCAGTATTGTAAAGAATGTTTCTGGTGCATTTATGGGAGGATAATACTTCAATGTTTGTCCTCATGTTTCTTGTTAGCCAGATTCTTATATTTGATGGCCACCTTGTCACTACCCTAACTATGCCTCTGGATGAAGAGTCCCTCCCTACAGAAATCCTGCACTCCAAGGATTTAATGATATTGTTTTACACCAGAAAAATGAAGTCCTTTACATTTTATTTACTATGGTAATTATGGTAAATTCCTACATTTTTTGGTGACCCAGATGGATTCTGACTCACGTGTGTGTATCAAAGCAAAAATAGTTTCAATGCAAGATAAGTTCTTGGTTTGTTTAGGATCAACCAAAACCATCCCCAAACCAGGTAACGATAGCGTAAACATTCACATATACCAGCTCTGGTTCTGGCTAAGTTTATTTATGACCAGCCGAAGCTAGGAAGTGTGCTTTCGAACCCTGTGTTTAGCAATATAAATGGTTCTCATCCAAAAGCAATATCCTATATATATTCTGATATGATTAATAACGGGAACCTTCAGGGAGAAGCTGACATGTTATGCATAATGAAAGAGTTACATTGCTGTGGCACACTAAGGTTGGAGTTCAGCATTTTGCTTTTTATATGCTCACGCATGTTCAGCACATAACTGTTTTTGCACGGTTGTTTTGGTTGTCTGAGGAGCCCTGCTGCTTTCTGTCTCGAGCTTTATTCTTGGATTATTGGGCATTAACTGTAGCGAGAATTCAGGAGAGTCGCCTAAGAGCTAAACAACCATGCTAAGTGCCTTAAGATCGCAGGTCCTACCTTAGATCTTGAAGAATTGTGATTCATACGGTGAATAAAGACGTTCTGACTGTATATATGTGAAGCTACTATCCAGTAGCTTGGAAATTCTGTACAACGCCCCGCTCAAGAAATTAGTGCCAATACTACTACTACAAAAATTATAACTGAGCTTATATCGAGATGACTATTCTCAACTgttaaattttggaaagaaaatagaaaatcaTTCTCTTTTCTGGAGCATTCTCAATTGCTTGGTGCATGTATATCAATGGCGTTTTTTGCACAACTTAAGTACTACCAGTGTTTTTAAGGTGCccttatggggtgtttggaagataggggttaaactttagctctgtcacattggatgttcggatgctaattagaaagactaaatatgaggtaattataaaattaatagcagaatccctaggctaaatcacgagacgaatctattgagcctaattaatccatcattagcgaatggttactgtagcaccacattgtcaaattatggactaattaggcttaatagattcggctcgcgatttagcctagaggttgtgtaattagttttgtaattagtctaggtttaatactcctaattagtgtccaaatattcgatacgagagggactaaaatttaaccTCTTcctaccaaacaccccctaaggtgTCGCCTAGGCAGCAAGGCGGTGGTGGCTCGCCTCACCTAAGGTGTCACCTTAGCCCGCCTAGGTGATAAAGCGGTGGTAGCTCGCCTCACCTCTCCTTAGCGTTTTAAAAACCATGAGTACTACTACCTCCATTCTTAATATATGACAtcattaactttttttttcattcatttgaCTTTTCGTTCATCTTTTATAAATAATTGTAGTATTAGATCTAATGACGTTTACTTTACCAGCTAATTGATTAAATAAATAGTTAGTTTGAGAAATGAGTTTGTAAAAGAGAGAAATGCGCTGCTATCTGTTACATAAAGATTGCTATCCGCAGGAGACTCGTCCGTCATAAATTTGGTTTTACTTCGCGACCGCTATGTTCTGCGATGGGACGGCCGATTCAAAAAATTCAAACTGTTCGACAGGCGACAGTGTACTGTCAACCCAAGATGCCCCCAATTCCATAATTTATTCAACAATCGGTAACGCATCATACATAACAATCCAGAATTTTAATTGCATCTACCAATTAACAAGCAAAAGATAACCCCAACATCGAATCAATCCACATTTCAGCAAACACCTCCCGCCTCATGGTCATGGGCCTCGCCGAGATCCTTCAGCACCGGCGGCCATTGCAGCATCTCGCACGGGTACACATCGCCCAGCGGCCGCGACACGTCGGCGTTGCGCCACAGCCGTTGCAGCCTCCCCGTCGTGCGGTCGAGCGCCACGACCCAGTCGGCCATGACGAAGAACAGGGTGCCGGTGGCCTCGCAGAACGCGGCGAAGCTCACGAGCTTGCATCCGCGGAGCTGGTCCGACATCTTCGCGGAGAGCTTCATTTGGGCGAGGTCGCCGACCAACGCCGGGTGCATCGACGCGCGCAGGTTGACGTGCTGCTGCTCCGCCCACTTCCCAGGGGCTTCGAGAACCCACTTGACGAGAGTAAGCTGCTCCCGCATCGCGAAGAAGCAGAGGCGGCCGTCCGCCGTCTTTCCGATCCAGTGGTTGCCGTCGTAGAGTTTAGTCCCTGTGTTGGGAAGGGGCACCGCCGACAGCTTCATCTTTACCGCTTCGACGACCATGATATACTTGTCTTCGACCTGCAGTTTGTACACGACATCGCCGATGACCACCGACGGGCCGCGGCGGACGACCACTTCCCGGTTCACCGGGCCGGTGGCGGCCTCCCAACAGGAGGAGGCCGATGAGTAGACGAGCACCTCGAAGTGGTTCGGGTCGGCGCcgaagaggacgacgacgacgcggaacGCGGAGCCTTCCCCAGGGACGAGCACGGAGCACGCCACCCTGTGCCCGGCGGTGTAGAGCGACGGCACCCGCACGTGCGTCTTCTCGAGCGGACTGCAGACAAGGAGCCTGAGctcgcgggcggaggcgggaccgAGCTCCCGCAGAAGAAGACGCCGGCCGCGGGAGtcggcgaggacggcgccgcACGCGGGCGGGACCGGGAGGGAGCCGACGCCGATGGCGACGCCCGCCGTGGGCACGAATGGGGGCAGCGGCGATGGGCCGTAGTTGAGGAAGAACCCGAagtggtgcggcggcgcggggaggcacgccgcccccgccccggcgacgaggcggcgccagcggcggcacACCGCGGCGCAGCGCACGACGTCGCGCGGCGGGGGAAGCCGCTTGAACACCTCCAGGAGCATGTCGTCGggcagcagcgccggcgccgactTGCCGTCCTCCCCCGCCCGCTCGGTCTCCGGCACCGGGCGCGTGCGCGTGCGGCGCGCGGAGTCGAAGCCGCGCGGCGGGGACCGGGAGCGCTTGCGGCGGACGACGAAGGATGGCGGcatggcgcggcggcgcggtggggtAGTTGGGGAATCGGGCGCGATAATGCCGCGGCGGGGGGGAGACGGGAATTGGAGTGCGGCGGTTTTAaggaaggcgaggaggcggcagcgAAATTTTGGGGGGCGCGCTTGAGTTTtcggccgcgggcgcggcgccaTTGTGGCTTCCCTCGCACGCGTCCGCCTTCGCGGTTGGGGTTTTCCTTTCCCCTCCCAATTTTTGGCCGCCTCCAGGGCCGCCAGTGCCTGTTCGTTTTGGAGATGTGTTTCTTTTCCgcgtgtgggtgggtgggaACGGGGGAATGGCGCCGGGCCGCCGGCGCACGGGGCTCAAAATTTTGGGGGGAGCagagagcgcgcgcgcgcgtgggtGGCGCGGGGCTGAACGGGCCGGCAAATTTTGGGGGAGACGTGACGAGTTTTTTCGCCGGGAAGGCCAGACATGGCGGGATTAGCGGGAAGGATGCACATTCGTTAACCAAAATTAGCGGCCCACTCCCGCCGGATATGCTTGTCGAAATGGCGATACTGCCCTTAAAGGAAATGGCGGTTGCACAGTGCGCTTCTGGATTTTTCGGCCGGAAATAATGGTCATTTTGGATAACGATGAAGTCGGGAAAGGTGAAGGGGTAAATTGTGGAATGgaaaataggtgaggggaggcCTGCTCTTTCCTTCCACGTCCCGGTTCCTGAGGACTCCAGGGAACCTCCTCACtgggttaattcgcgagacgaatctattaagtctaattaattcatcattagcaaatagttactgtagcatcacattgtcaggtcatggactaattaggtttaatagattcgtctcgcgaattagactccatctgtgcaattagttttgtaattagcccatatttaatactcctaattagtatccaaatatctgatatgataggtgctaaactttagcgggtggtatccaaacacctcttaAACTTTGTGATGAACTTTAAGGTCTGACAACCTTATTGCTCTTGTCATAATGGCTATGGTAAAGAAAAACCTTAAGGTGTAGCTTATGTCCCCTTAAGGTGCAGCTTATGTCCCCATCGTGTCTGCCCATAGGGCAGACAGCAATGTGCAAGAAAGTAGTCCATAGATAAATATTATATTACATTTAATCATCTAGTGCTATTGTGCAAGTAGTTCATATGAAGGGGATAACAAAAGTCACCCATCGTCGGTGTTCTGTACCCGGTAACCTACTGAGAGGTATCCTGAAGTAATaaattggttggtggggaatcgtcggacctgaaacttgaaggtaaaaacgaggacacaagatacggatttatacaggttcggaccactaaagtagcataataccctacgtcctgttttggggtgttgtatattgcgccctgcgcttgggtgttgtttggtattgaggatttggtcctctgttgtggttctacgAGGTCTTCACCTAccaatctagggacccctgccctcctttatatactcaggggatgggattactagtcggttataaggtagGAGTTCCAGTAGGATTACGTAGGAATCCGTCTTTTTCCTTcattggggatctatccccgataagccttcgagcgcttcatagtcgaatgcagcaaccttgagtacttttcagattctCGCCGAGTACtgttggtgctcttcgagtactttatctggctGAATTATCAAAGTTCCTTAAAGCTatcatgaggctatggtgtgctcaagcccttgattgtcttgattttgtaatcttcatctttagaaTGTGATATGGAACGCGGCggaagtcacactccatatggagtagcccccaagccttaggttgaatcgaagaatcagactgagggttaataaaatcttgaatctttttctttcatcttgaaaaaatcaactattgggtgtagcttatcagcccccaagccttggaatgattaatgattaattaatcaatctgagagtctttagtcttcacacaagtcatcatccgagtagtttacAACGTCTAGCCCccaagcttatgcgccaggtgagccgtacgagccacgtcgagtagttattggtgcttagcccccgagtttgagagctagcgAAGCTACCAAAAAtatttcgagtagtaattggcgcttagcccctgagcttgcAAGCTAGCTGAGCCCTAGGTATGCTGAGGGTCCTGGAGAGTCATCGTCGaaacttgacctgaaaaaagaaatgcatacattataTAGCATATTTGTCgaatttggaactactaaaatttattcagtgatgaatataatgtaaatattgtgtgttatgctcttatttcggtcatATTTCTCTCGAGTAGTTATCCTATTacatttaggctctcagtccctgtttagccattgcaaCTGCGTGTgggatctttgtctcgtgtacgtgtactggcactgctgctacggagatctcTGTCTCGCATCCTagtgtttaggcatgacagacgATCCGAGACTACCATGAATTAAGGCATGTTCTACTCAAGGATATTGGCGACTGCTAAGAgaagatatttaaaataagtagtcggcgttgcgacaaaaagagagtGTGATTGCTCTTAAGgtagtcgttgagacttttctaccttttgtCGAGAAGAGCACGTGTTTGCCGCGCATACGATTTGTGCCTGACTACGGTGTAGCCGCTGGGAGCCTctagcactcagtgcaccaaacttcgtggcagagcctcctaattcaGTATACCAAGCCTGTGGCGGAGCTTtcaaaactcagtgcaccaaaaccgtggcgatagcctccgtaattcggtgtaccaagcccatggctatcggtcaacatgccccaagaataattggcaaagtgtagctctagaGAGTAATTCTCATTGAAAGgagtacacaaataagtagtcggcatgtGAGCAACATGCAGAAAACAAGCTGAAAATTTTATATAATATAattaaaaagtgacttagcttgatttgtggatgattgtcgacgaagctaTGTCGATTGTTGATAAAGCCAATTAGTCaaagtcgattccgactagttgttgatcacgtggaacctgCCCTCGACTAGTAGTTgaagtcgagatgagtagttgaagtagtccatcctcgactagttttctagtcgagacaagtagtcgaagtagaccatcctcgactagttttctagtcgatacgagtagtcgaagtacgTCGGCgacttgattatttgcctcaatctgcGCATGACTCGACCAACGAGCCGTATGCAGTAGCCTGCGGCGGAAATAGACTCGGTCTTCGATTGGAATACAGAGCGCATCAATTCTGTCCCAACGTAGATTTGTCTGGTCGGAACCCTGACTCGGTGACTTGCTTCTTATCGAGTGGATTGattttgatgatgaggtccttcaagcttactcgatgatctcgacgatcacccctacctagcgtgccagatgtcggtgttttatacccggcaacctaccaaggggtatcctgaggtagtagattggttggtggggaatcgtcagACATAGAACTTGAAAGTAAaaatgaggacacaagacacggatttatacaggttcgggtcaccaaaatagcgtaataccctacgtcctattttggtgtattgtatattgcgccctgcgcttgggtgttgtttggtattgaggatttggtcctctgctGTGGTTTTATGAGGTcttcacctaccgatctagggactcttgccctcctttatatactcagagGGCgtgattactagtcggttacaaggtagaagtcctaggattacatggtaggagtcctagtaggattacggaGGAATCCAAGTAGGAGtccattttctttcttccttgcgggtactgaggATCAGCCATAGCACAATGGGCTACCCATAGGGAACTTAAAAATTATATTTGTTTGATGTAGCCAATCAGAAGTGGGAGTAGATGATTCTTTTCTACTTTGATGGGACTCTTCTTATTTCCTAccattgtactccctccgttccaaattgtaagtcattctaacttttttggaaagtcaaagcatctcaagtttgaccaaatttaagcaataaagtactaacatttattATACCAAATAAATACTATTAGATTcatcattaaatatatttttatagtatatatatTCGGTGCTATAAATTTTTTAATCTTCTGTATAAGTTTGGTCAAACATaatctctataattttggtcaaacacaAAATGGTTTGATTCTTCAAGAGAGTTggaatgacctacaatttgaaacgaaagGAGTAGCTCTTTCCACAACTAAGGACTATCTGCTATGGATCACCCCAAAACATTTTGATTCACCGTAGAGTTctcaaaaatattttatatgAAACAAGCCATGAGTTGATGTGacaagtcttgcatgactcaaTAGGATAAAAAATATACTGTATTCAAATTCTGTCTTTTTTATTGAATCGTTGTGACAAGTCATGACTATATTTAATGAGAGAATTTCCTATTTGATACCAGTAAAATTACACATTCCTTCCTTAGCCCTCGAAAGTTTTTCGTTCCTTATTTAGCTACGGTTTCAACTTGTGGGAACTCCGTTTGATTTTCTGTCAAGTTGCTGTTAGATGCCATGGGAAAAGACCATtttcccctccccctctctcatGGCTgtgc is a genomic window containing:
- the LOC117835030 gene encoding uncharacterized protein yields the protein MAPRPRPKTQARPPKFRCRLLAFLKTAALQFPSPPRRGIIAPDSPTTPPRRRAMPPSFVVRRKRSRSPPRGFDSARRTRTRPVPETERAGEDGKSAPALLPDDMLLEVFKRLPPPRDVVRCAAVCRRWRRLVAGAGAACLPAPPHHFGFFLNYGPSPLPPFVPTAGVAIGVGSLPVPPACGAVLADSRGRRLLLRELGPASARELRLLVCSPLEKTHVRVPSLYTAGHRVACSVLVPGEGSAFRVVVVLFGADPNHFEVLVYSSASSCWEAATGPVNREVVVRRGPSVVIGDVVYKLQVEDKYIMVVEAVKMKLSAVPLPNTGTKLYDGNHWIGKTADGRLCFFAMREQLTLVKWVLEAPGKWAEQQHVNLRASMHPALVGDLAQMKLSAKMSDQLRGCKLVSFAAFCEATGTLFFVMADWVVALDRTTGRLQRLWRNADVSRPLGDVYPCEMLQWPPVLKDLGEAHDHEAGGVC